Part of the Salmo trutta chromosome 5, fSalTru1.1, whole genome shotgun sequence genome is shown below.
CGCCACTGCATATTTTCCCGCCACCTCCAGAATTCGAAATTGCTGTCACGTCACGCTGGAAACAAACGAAGAGAAACCTCTTCTCCTTGCCGCTGAAATGGGATGTGCAAGGATGGCTCTTGCAAAAAGTGATTTATCATGGTGATAAAATCATAATCTAGATTAGTTAATTGAATTTTCTGCaactttttttcttatttttacctTTTAGGGATataaaccaaaacacacacaaatcttACCTAATGATACATAAAGCATTATTTTTCCATAAAACATTTATGATCATTAGTTAAaattatttacaaaaaaataagcTTTTCATTAATTTCCATtgtgtttttttatatacattaaCATATTGTAATTTTTGTTCCACATGCATAATGTAGATGACAACAAGTAAGTGATAATTCACAACCCATAATTTCCCTTTCACTAATGCAATGCCAAGTAAATCTATGGATGCATGTGGTAAAACCATATCAATATAATTACTATTGAATAGAATTTATATTAAATGAGAATTCCCTTTATAGTTACACTAGTGAATGGGGATGTCCTTTCTCGTAATTACATTTCTACGGTTAAAATACTAATTTCTTTATTTGCAGTCTTCATAAAGCATctgagtagaagtgctgatctaggattagtttagccttttagatccaAATTAACACGATCACATATGATGGGGggcctgatcctaaatcagcattCCTACTCCGAGAcactaaaacatttaaaaatatatattttccctttcctctccagaaacacaccatatatacacacaaaagtatgtggacaccactttaCAATTATTGGGtttggctatttcaaccacacccattgctgacagccatgcaatctccatagataaacattggcagtagaatggccttactgaagagctcagtgactttcagcgtggcaccgtcataggatgccacctttccaacaagtcagttcgtaaaatttctgccctgctagagctgaccaggtcaactgtaagtgctattatcaTGGAGTGAAAACgtataggagcaacaacggctcagccgcgaagttgtaagccacacaagctcacagaaggggACCGCAGAGGGCTGAAGCATGTAACGTGTAAAAATCGTATGTCcccagttgcaacactcactaccaagtccCAAACAGCcgctggaagcaacgtcagcacaattaCTGTTTGTcatgagcttcatgaaatgggtttccaaggccgagcagccgcacacaagcctaagatcaccatgcgcaatgccaagcgttggctggtgtggtgtaaagctcgccaccattggactctggagcagtggaaacgcgttttctggagtgatgactcacgcttcaccatctggcagtccgacggactaatctgggtttggcagatgccaggagaacgctacctgccccaatgcatagtgccaactgtaaagtttggtggaggaggaataatggtctggggctgtttttcatgattcaggctaggccccttagttccagtgaagggaaatcttaacactacaacatacaatgacattctagaagattctgtgcttctaactttgtggcaacagtttggggaaggccctttcctgtttcagaatgacaatgcacctgtgcacaaagcgaggtacatacagaaatggtttgtcaagatcggtgtgtaagaacttgactggcctgcacagagccctgacctcaaccccaacgaacacctttgggaggaattTGAACGACAACTGTGAGACATGCCTAATCGCCGAACATCAGcactcgacctcactaatgctcttgtggctgaatggaagcaagtccccgcagcaatgttcgaacattagcagcaaagggggggaccacctccatattaatgcacatgatattggaatgagatgttcaagcaggtgtccacatgcttttggtcatgtagtgtcaAAGTAAAAGCTGGTTTAGTGTTGTTTTGTGCGTTACTTAAATGACTATGTATTTTCTTTCAAATATATTTTTCCTACAGTTTTATTTCACCAACATGATGGTTTTTCAAAAACAAACTGTAATCCTGAATGTTCGTAATATGCATACGTGAAACCTTCCCATTCAATGGCAATCATGTTCAGTGTGGAACAACCGTTCTGATAGAAATACAACATGTAAACAGACATGCTTCTCTGTCATGTACTAGAGAAAGGAATCATGTCAGTTCTATACATGGCCTGTCTATCAGCAACGTTCAGAATTTGTCACACTCTTGAACGCAGCCCAGAGGTTTGTATGTCACGGTGGGATCTGAAACCAGGTCTGCTTGGGAAACCAATAGTCTTAACGATTAGACTGAAGGGAATTTCCCACTAGGGCTGAGGGTGAGACTGATTTTAAGTCGCAGGCAACATTGATAACATGGACATCATTGATACCGTGATCTCTGTTTCAACAGAAGTCGGACAAGAGGACGCACACGTGATATAAACATGCCTTCTTCTCATTGGCTGATGGATAGGGACAGGAGTTTCTCCTGATCACGTGACCTAGCCAAGAAGAATATGGTCATCGTGGCCGAGTTTTTCCTTGTGTCACGTGATCAGGAAAAAGAAACTCCTGATCTTAGCCACAGAATCGGAGCATTTGACACAAGGCCAATTTTAGATGGTATGCCCTTTATCCAACTCTAACGTCCAAGCTATGAAATGCAAGACATCCCAATAGTACCCTGCAGCGTTATATTACATTTcaccaacattttaaaatgattaaAAACATTTCATATAAAATACTCTCATTATTTAAACTTCATAATTTAACATCACAGGAGTATTGGTCTTCCACTTGATTCTTCTTAGAGGACAAAGTCTGCTGTGAATAAAAACCAAATCtattctcctttctctccttccatctcctccctccatgtCCATTGTCCAGTCCacactcctcttctccttcctagTCCTCCCTCTATCATGTCTATATCATGATAATCTTCTCTTCTGTCCATTCCTTACGTGACGGAGGTGGAGTTCTGCCCTCGGATCGCACACCAGGCCATGAATACATCCCTATAGAGATAGTCAATAGATCAACACCAATTTTTAAAATCACAATTGGGAGCAGAAATTTTGTTTATCGACATTTTCCATTCTTTGGGAAGAACATGATCTATCTTGACTCCCAAGCGTTTCACGTGgtactgtcagtgtgtgtgtacgtatacaTCCGTCCGTACCTGCAGTGTGTGGCCACACACTCGTTGCTGCAGTACTCCCTGTCCCAGTCCTTGTTCTCGACAGCTGGTTTGGTGCAGCCGGCTCTGACACACAGGTTAGGGCTGGAGGTCTGGGTCACAACTGGCCCTGAAGACACATTCAACTCTACCTGCATctaagatggagggagggggagagaagaagagatggggggggggggttgagtggCAAATATCAGATTTATAGAATTAGCGGGCATATTAACAAGCATATATTATGACATTATCATATCTAGGAAGCATCTTACCCCTTCCTCTCCTTCAGCCCCGTCCTCAGCCTCCATTGAACAGGCCATTACTATGGCAGAGGACTGTACCACCTCCCCCGAGTTCGGATTGAACCCACCCGACGCAGCTAACCCCCCCGCAGCAGTCACGATAATTGGAGAGTCCAAATCTGAGGAATGGACCATCTTGATCTGCAGGGGGGGTGGTGCTGTGGCACCGCCGGCACCCCCGCCTCTTGGTTTGGCCTGCAGTGGCGGAGGGGCCTGGGCATGTACCATATGCTGGAGacgggggggaggaggggtgttCTGCATCTGTTGGAGTGGCGGTGGCTGACGGGACGACGATACAGTACTACTGGACACCACCGTCACCCCTGAGGGAGACTTCTGTTGCTTGATGATGATTTTGGTGACGGTGGGGGGGCTTGGGGCCGGCGCAGGCGGTTTGTGCGCCCCTGTACGGGAACGGGTGGTGACCTGAGGGAGATCTCCACCTGTTAGGATGATGTTGGAGGTGCAGATGTTGGTAATGGTGTTCTCCTCGGGGGCCAGGTGGGGGGCGGAGGAACGAGTGGAGCGGGGATGGGGGGCGACGGGGGTGGGGAGTGGGgcgggggaaggaggagagggaggagagggaggcgaCAGAGCAGTGTCCAGAAGCTCTATGGtcggctgggagagagaggaggaggagaaaggattTTGAAGTTAGAGGGGTAGAGGTAAAAGTGGACATTTAGTTTACacattacattttattcatttaacagatgcttttatccagagcgaattaaaggagcaattagagttaagtgcctgcTCAACAGTACCTCAACAGTTTTTTCACTTAGATGGCTCGGGATGTGAACCAGCGtttacttgcccaacgctctaaaccgctaggctacctgcaccctGTTGACAAAGGCTGGCCATCGTAATAAACCTAAGCAGACACACAGTACAACTGAATAGCATTCTCTAGGAACACTAGTCTTGTCTCACCTCAGGAAGTTGATTATCTCTGTAGGCTGCCAGAGCCTTGAGATACTCCGTCTTCGCTGCCTCAGTCTTCCTCTTGTACACCTGAGAAGAAAACATACAGGGATATCATGAGAGAATGTGTGAACCCGATGAtattaaactgaacaaaaatataaatgcaacatgcaacaattttgaagattttaactgagttacagttcgtataagtcaattgaaatactaTAAATACTAatactatttgtcacatgccccgaatacaacaggtgtagaccttacagtgaaatacttacaagcccttaacaacaatgcagttaagaaaaataagtgttcagTAAAAATAGATGAGTCAATTTTCTTAAATAATCATAATTAAAgcacagcagtaaaataacaatactgaggctatatacaggggttaccggtacagagtcaatgtgcgggggaacaggttagtcgaggtaatatgtacatataggtcgagttaaagtgactatgcatagataataaacagagagtagcagcaggaaaaaaaggggggtgggggaacaatgcaaatagtctggatagccatttgattagatgttcaggagtcttatggcttgggggtagaagctgttaagacaCCTCTTGGACGTAGACTTGGCActcaggtaccgcttgccgtgcggtagtagagagaacaatctatgactagggtggctggagtctgacaatttttagggccttcctctgacaccgcctggtatagaggtcctggatggcaggaagcttggccccagcgatgtactgggccgtacgcactaccctctgtagtgccttgcggtcagaggccgaacagttgacataccaggcagtgatgcaaccagtcaggatgctctcgatggtgcagctgtaaaaccttttgaggatctgaggacccatgccaaatcttttcagtcagaataggctttgtcgtgaggacgacgagcacgcagattaGCTTCCCTGAGTGggtctgacagtttgtgcaggtgaagaagccggatgtggaggtcctgtgctgGCATGGTTACAAGTTGTGTGCccgttgtgaggccggttggatgtactgccaaattctctaaaatcaCTTTGGAGtcagcttatagtagagaaaataacattcaattctcttgcaacagctctggtggacattcctgcagtcagcttgccaattgcacactccctcaaaacttcagacatcattggcattgtgttgtgtgacaaaactgcacatgttagactggccttttattgtccacagcacaaggtgcacctgtgtaatgatcatgccgtttaatcagcttcttgatatgccacacctgtcaggtgtatggattatctaggcatagaaatgctcactaacgggcataaaacaaatttgtgcacaaaacttttgagaaataagctttttgtccgtatggaacatttctgggatctttaatttcagctcatgaaaccaacactttacatgttgcgtttatatttttgttcagtatacattattCATATCTACATATGCGCTTGTATAGTGAATGTGATCGTGTGCGTTTGCGCGTGTAAATGTCTGCATGCGTGTGTTCGTTTGCACGTGAATGTATGGGTGTACCTGTTTCTGCTCCTCCCCCAGACTTTCCCACATGGAGGCCACTATCTTGGACACCTCTCCGAAGGTGGCGTTAGGGTTCTGTCCCTTAATGGCTGCCTGTGTGTCCCTGAAGAACAGAGCGTAGGCCGACACTGGCTTCTGGGGCTCGTTGGGGTCTttcctcctcttccctttcttccctcctcctccgaCCGCTCCCCCTCTCCGGACGAGGGTAGGAGGGGTGCTGAAGGACGGAGCGGAGGAAGGTATGGGGGAATCGGAGAGAGAGGGATCGAGGGAGATGACGCCGAGAGAGACAGGGGACTCCACCAACACGCTCTGCTGAATTAGAATaggcaagagagagggggagacgagaaatacagagagaaaacagaaaaACAGTTTCCCATACATTGATCAAAGTACTTGAATATAGAGTGCATTCagaaaagtattcagagccctccccttttccacattttgttacgttaaagccttattctaaaatggattgaataaataaaaatgtcctcatcaatatacacacagtaccccataatgacaaagcgaaaatagaaataaaaacagaaataccttatttacataagtattcagatcctttttCTATGAGCCttggaattgagctcaggtgcatcctgtttccattgatcatccttgagaggtttctacaacttgattggagtccacctgtcgtaaattcaattgattggacatgatttaggaaaggcacacacctgtctatataaaaaggtcccacagttgacagtgcatgtcagagccaaaaccaagccacgaggtcgaagcaattgtctgtagagctccaagacaggattgtgacgAGGCACAGAACTTGGCAAGGGTACCaacaacatttctgcagcactgaaagtccccaagaacacagtggcctccatcattcttaaatggaaaaagtatggaaccaccaatacttcttagagctggccgcccagctaaactgagcaatcgggggaaaagggccttggtcagggaggtgaccaagaacctgatggtcactctgatagagctctagagttcctctgtggagatgggagaaccttccagaaggacaaccatctctgcagcactcaaccaatcaggcctttacatagagtggccagacagaaaccactcctcaataaaaggcacatgacagcccgcttggagcttgccaaaaagcacctaaaggactctgaccatgagaaacaagattgtctggtctgatgaaaccaagattgaactattgggcccgaatgccaagcatcacgtctggaggaaacccggCACCATGCCTAcagcgaagcatggtggtggcagcatcatgctgtcaagatgtttttcagtggcagggactgggagacaattcaggatcaagggaaagatgaacggagaaaagtacagaaagttccttgatgaaaacctgcttaggacctcagactggggcaaaggttcaccttccaacaggacaacgaccctaagcacacagccaagacaacgcaagtggcttcgggacaagtctctgaatgtcctcgagtggcccagccagagcccggacatgaacttgatagaacatctctggagatacctgaaaatagctatgcagcaacgctccccatccaacctgacagatcttgagaggatctgcagagaagaatgggagaaactccccaaatacaggtgtgccaagcttgtagagtcatacccaagaagacttaaggctgtaatctctgccaaaggtgcttcaacaaagtactgagtaaagggtctgaatacttacgcaaATGTAATatcttttttattttgaatacttttgctaaatttctaaaaacctgtttttgctttgtcattatgggatagtgtATGTtgatttgatacattttagaataaggctgtaacgtaacaatgtggaaaaagtcaaggggtctgaatactttctaaaagtACTATAAACACAACATTGAGAATTACATTACAACAGAGAGACGAACAAAcaagaccgacagacagactAATCCACTAATAGACAGACATGACAGAAAGATTGACCAATAGGACTGACCCGTCTGAAGTCGTCCATGTCGTCATCCTGTAGCGAACCAACGGGTGAAGCAGCGGCCGATAGTGGTTGGTCAGGCGACTGCGAGCACGCCAGGATGGCCCCGCCCCCCAGGCTGAGCCCCAGCTGTGCGCTGAACTCTGATTGGTCCATGGTGGTCAGCTGATTGTGGCCCAACAGGCCGTGGCCCATGTCACTCAGCGGGACGTCTATGGTCATTGGGGAGGAGCTGCTGAACTGGGAGCCAATGGGGTGTCCCAGATCCTGGAAAAGAGGTGGGGTTCATAGTCAGACAAGGGCAGAGTATTACGAGCTAAATAAAATATTGTAGTCCTCACATAGAATTATACAGAACACTAGAATAGTGATTGGCATTCCGGCAACGTGACTACAGGACGGCCATATTGGTCAGATAATCTTAATTCATTGAAATGTATCTCAATGGTTCTCACCATCCCCAGAGCAGACCCCAGCATGGCCCCTCCTCCACCAGGTTGACTGATGACCCCCAGACTAAGATGGTGTTCCAGCCCCTGTGACCCCGAATGTGGGTTGACAAAGGTCAAGGCGAAGGACGGGTCGTCTCCCCCCACCACCGCATTCCCGGGGGTGGACAGGCCACCGCGCTCCCCGTCCGAGAGCTCTCCGAAGTGGGCCACTACATCAGACACAGTGAGGGCCTGGTCCGGATCCAGGGAGATGGGGGGGATCTCAAACTCCTCATCGCCCAGGCTGGGGGTGTGGAATGTCTGTTGGGGGAGGGATAGAATGGAGAGGAATGAGAAGGGGGAGAAGATAGGGTAGGGGATGGGGGGGGAGATGGTAAGGAGGAAAGGGGTGGAGcggagacagaggaaagaggtCGGGGAGAAGTATGTCATTGTAAGTATGAGACGATGTCAAGTATGAGACATCCTCACCTGCTATACTGTATGTTAGTGGTGTGTGAATAACTGCAGATTGTTTGAGGatttgtagacagagagacaggataggggagaggaaaaagagagggaaggaatGTTTAGAAAAGAGAGTGAAGTGGAAGGTTTGAGTAGCTAcctcagaggaggagaggaacggaTGGCTCGCCCCGCTGATGGTCAGGTAGTTGTCACTGCCTCCAGGGAACTGAAACACAAAGCGCACACACATGGGTCAAACCATCATCACCACATAACAATgagcagcatcatcatcatcccgTTTATAAAGTTAATGACATCATGCATAGCATCAACAACACCTCATCAAACCATATAATAACCACACACAGCTAGGCATACTTTTCACATAGTAAACATCCCAATGACCACAGCTCACCTCACCACATCAGCCAATACATTACACGTGTGCTGTAGCTACCACATATTCAACCAAGCCTTAATATGTGGTTATAAGACTGAGTGTTTGTGGGGGTCACAGATGCCTCCatagagcgcacacacacacacacacacacacacacacacacacacacacacacacacacacacacacacacacacacacacacacacacacacagctcttgtTGTCGGTCACCTTATTGTCAAATCCATTATAAGACCCCGGGTCCAGGAATTCTGGATCTCCGTGTTGCCCAGTCCCATCCATTAGATCAGAGTAAAAATTCAGGTCCATTTTCTAAGGGCGCCTCGTATGACATTCAATCAATGCAACTGGATGACGTGCGGAACAAATCTATAAACGAAAACTATTGTACCACTCACTGACTGTTTTAGTATCACGAAATGTATAAACAATGAAGAATAAATCAAAAATGGCTACAGCCCAGACTTCAGCTTTCTGTCATGAAATATGCAGGATTCATAGCGACTTCAAGGTATAAAACGAAGCGGACGTTTGCTATGCATATGGCGAAATAATTCCCTCAGTGCACGCCAGAGCTCGATCACTCATACCAAAAATAACCCGTCTCGTTACTAGCTAGCGTGGCTATCCTACTATGCTGACGCAAGGCGGTGGTACCGAATCCTGTGCTAGCTGTATTTATACACCTACTACACCAGAACAAACTCAAGCTATCTTAACCTCACAAGCTAGCATAAGGCTAATATTATAGGCTATATGGAATCCCGTAAATGACCGTAGTTTGACTTGTCTTGATGCATTTGAGAATTTAGATCGTCCGGTTCTTTCTCACCGCTGCTCTGCGCTCGAACAAGGCTGATCAATGGAACCAGAATTGTGGATTTGGAATTGAATCGCCATAATCTTGGGGGCGGGTTTCAGTGTGGGAATGGAGGGTGTCTGGGATATCGGAATTTTGCTTACAAAGCAGTTTATTTATTTCAAAGCGGTTTGTCATCATGTAACAATCGATGTACTTTTTTAAATGCACATATGGCTCAATTATGCCAAACAAACCAATATATTATTGAGTTAAATAAACTGATATCCAACATGGACTTTCACTCCCTCCCACTTTTCTCAAATGGTTTATCCCAATGGCCTAGTAAAGACCACACCAAATTAAAGGCTTTAACCGTTAATTCTCTGGACAAAACCTAAAAGAAATgttacaacaaccactactaaCTGCCTTTCACATCTTTGAAAAATCCCACTGTCAAGAATAACATAGAAAAACAGCCATTGCCACGGAATAATTTTAGAGACAACAACTCGAATAGACAGGCAGAGTGGCAGATGAAATTATTTTCCTGTTGTCACCTTCTTCCTGTTTACTAGCAAGCTTTCTCACAAGGATCATATAAAGTAGTTAGTTAATCTCAATCTTCAGGGACTTTTAGAAAGCAAGAGGTTAAAGCTCTCTACTCAAAGCTGACAAACTAGGAAAGAGTTGGctaatagctagttagcttgctaggTCTGAATGATGGCAGGCTTTCTGAGCGTGTTCATTGTTGTGTGTTTGAAAACCAAATATTGTTGACACTTGTGCGATCCAACCTGTACAGGGTTGGATATGCCGACCACACAAGTGATTCCCCACTGAAAACTTTCTACTCTCGTTCTTACCTCCATTCTCACCCCGAAATGTGCTCTGTCCCACTTTTCTGAACTTCGCCCGTGATGATTTTTTAGTTTTTCGTCAAAAATCACAACATGGCACCGGCTTCCGGGATGAGATGAGGAAGTGACATCATTTCCACAAAGCGACGTGAGCACGTCGACGTTGCGCGAGCTCAAGTTTCAAATATGCAAATGAGTCAAGTTAAGTGTGTATTTTTTGTTAACTACATTTGATCAATTATGATATTGAGAATTATATTTGTTATTTGAACATGTTCTACTATATCCATGTCAGAATAGACACAGAACATGACAAGTGGTGATATCTTTATTTCAAAATTGGTTTTATTCCCATTTTCTCaagcaacattttttttattgttttatattcatgtaattaaaaaaaacaaaacgtggGATTTCTCTTAGTTTTTATGTACAAGCAAAAACAAATGGTGGAGAAAAAACAATTGAACACAAAGAATCCATCCCTGTACAATAAAGTCAATACATTGAGAAGATCGAAGACAAGCATTGTGGAATAAAACACCGCCAgcttctgtcccaaatggcaccctaatgccctacatagtgcactacaaaggaagtagagtgccatttgggaaataAACAGGTAGTTAGCACAGCAGAAGCTGACGGAACAGCACAGGCATGTACTAATAGGTAGGTAGCGAGGGGGAGGATAATAAGATAATGAAAAAATATTAAATCACCTTTTTCCTTATTTGGTGTAAGCATACAGCTCACCCACATACATCATACACATACATaatcattctctctcacacacacacacacacacacacacacacacacacacacacacacgcaaacttaCAACCCCTCCCTTTCACTGACAGTGCAACATAAAAACAATGTTAAAACAGCATGCAGGGCAATGGTCTCTTTACAACGGTGGTCCAGTGTGCAAcaataacaccccccccccccccacctcataTGGCTACCTACAACACTGTTACTCATTCACAATATTTCAATCCATTCCTTACATCCTTAAAACCTTCCACACCTCTCTCACTCAAGTGTTTCCCCTACCAGGCAGGGCAGGCCTGAAATAATTTGGCTTCAATTGGTTTCAATTGACTACTGTTGTGTTTAAAGTGAACCACCCCCTTGATATTGACTTGGTATGCCTTGATTTGGCGCCCCACGTTGAGAAAACACATCTAGGGGATAAACACTGCATCATCATCATTTACACCTAAACTAGGAGCCTTTGCTGTCAACACATGTACCTTTATGCAGTCCAAGTCCTGAACTACAAATGTCTTACTCACACCTCTCTCTATTCAAggacagcctggtcccagatctgtctatGCTTTAACTAACTCCTATGGCTGTATAGTTAGAGGAGTTGGCTATAGCAAATGCATCATTCTCACAAAACTGTCCCAAAAAATGGTGTAATTTTTTCACAAAATATCCTTTTGAATCACTGAGTTTAGGATATGTACTTATCTATttcataattatgttttttgatcAGATATTATGCATTTAACAGTTTCACAAAGTTCTCATTACCGTAACAGTtttaaacttaaaaaaaaaaaatcataaacaaATTAATAtttagatatatttt
Proteins encoded:
- the LOC115194574 gene encoding TOX high mobility group box family member 4-A isoform X3, which produces MEFPGGSDNYLTISGASHPFLSSSETFHTPSLGDEEFEIPPISLDPDQALTVSDVVAHFGELSDGERGGLSTPGNAVVGGDDPSFALTFVNPHSGSQGLEHHLSLGVISQPGGGGAMLGSALGMDLGHPIGSQFSSSSPMTIDVPLSDMGHGLLGHNQLTTMDQSEFSAQLGLSLGGGAILACSQSPDQPLSAAASPVGSLQDDDMDDFRRQSVLVESPVSLGVISLDPSLSDSPIPSSAPSFSTPPTLVRRGGAVGGGGKKGKRRKDPNEPQKPVSAYALFFRDTQAAIKGQNPNATFGEVSKIVASMWESLGEEQKQVYKRKTEAAKTEYLKALAAYRDNQLPEPTIELLDTALSPPSPPSPPSPAPLPTPVAPHPRSTRSSAPHLAPEENTITNICTSNIILTGGDLPQVTTRSRTGAHKPPAPAPSPPTVTKIIIKQQKSPSGVTVVSSSTVSSSRQPPPLQQMQNTPPPPRLQHMVHAQAPPPLQAKPRGGGAGGATAPPPLQIKMVHSSDLDSPIIVTAAGGLAASGGFNPNSGEVVQSSAIVMACSMEAEDGAEGEEGMQVELNVSSGPVVTQTSSPNLCVRAGCTKPAVENKDWDREYCSNECVATHCRDVFMAWCAIRGQNSTSVT
- the LOC115194574 gene encoding TOX high mobility group box family member 4-A isoform X1; translated protein: MDLNFYSDLMDGTGQHGDPEFLDPGSYNGFDNKFPGGSDNYLTISGASHPFLSSSETFHTPSLGDEEFEIPPISLDPDQALTVSDVVAHFGELSDGERGGLSTPGNAVVGGDDPSFALTFVNPHSGSQGLEHHLSLGVISQPGGGGAMLGSALGMDLGHPIGSQFSSSSPMTIDVPLSDMGHGLLGHNQLTTMDQSEFSAQLGLSLGGGAILACSQSPDQPLSAAASPVGSLQDDDMDDFRRQSVLVESPVSLGVISLDPSLSDSPIPSSAPSFSTPPTLVRRGGAVGGGGKKGKRRKDPNEPQKPVSAYALFFRDTQAAIKGQNPNATFGEVSKIVASMWESLGEEQKQVYKRKTEAAKTEYLKALAAYRDNQLPEPTIELLDTALSPPSPPSPPSPAPLPTPVAPHPRSTRSSAPHLAPEENTITNICTSNIILTGGDLPQVTTRSRTGAHKPPAPAPSPPTVTKIIIKQQKSPSGVTVVSSSTVSSSRQPPPLQQMQNTPPPPRLQHMVHAQAPPPLQAKPRGGGAGGATAPPPLQIKMVHSSDLDSPIIVTAAGGLAASGGFNPNSGEVVQSSAIVMACSMEAEDGAEGEEGMQVELNVSSGPVVTQTSSPNLCVRAGCTKPAVENKDWDREYCSNECVATHCRDVFMAWCAIRGQNSTSVT
- the LOC115194574 gene encoding TOX high mobility group box family member 4-A isoform X2 yields the protein MDLNFYSDLMDGTGQHGDPEFLDPGSYNGFDNKFPGGSDNYLTISGASHPFLSSSETFHTPSLGDEEFEIPPISLDPDQALTVSDVVAHFGELSDGERGGLSTPGNAVVGGDDPSFALTFVNPHSGSQGLEHHLSLGVISQPGGGGAMLGSALGMDLGHPIGSQFSSSSPMTIDVPLSDMGHGLLGHNQLTTMDQSEFSAQLGLSLGGGAILACSQSPDQPLSAAASPVGSLQDDDMDDFRRSVLVESPVSLGVISLDPSLSDSPIPSSAPSFSTPPTLVRRGGAVGGGGKKGKRRKDPNEPQKPVSAYALFFRDTQAAIKGQNPNATFGEVSKIVASMWESLGEEQKQVYKRKTEAAKTEYLKALAAYRDNQLPEPTIELLDTALSPPSPPSPPSPAPLPTPVAPHPRSTRSSAPHLAPEENTITNICTSNIILTGGDLPQVTTRSRTGAHKPPAPAPSPPTVTKIIIKQQKSPSGVTVVSSSTVSSSRQPPPLQQMQNTPPPPRLQHMVHAQAPPPLQAKPRGGGAGGATAPPPLQIKMVHSSDLDSPIIVTAAGGLAASGGFNPNSGEVVQSSAIVMACSMEAEDGAEGEEGMQVELNVSSGPVVTQTSSPNLCVRAGCTKPAVENKDWDREYCSNECVATHCRDVFMAWCAIRGQNSTSVT